One window of Medicago truncatula cultivar Jemalong A17 chromosome 2, MtrunA17r5.0-ANR, whole genome shotgun sequence genomic DNA carries:
- the LOC11414686 gene encoding leucine-rich repeat extensin-like protein 5 encodes MGARSWHLVLFSLCLSLSSGLGTAIRLREDSSYEFSTTQSDSIPIVNPTTPGTGGNPYPTINPTSPQPPDTSTGGQNPPSPDTDTTSPTNPYSNPPTSTSPYSNPPASTNPYSNPPASTNPYSNPTSPTTTTPTSPTVTPTTPGTGSSGGGGGGGGQWCVASESAAETTLKVALDYACGYGADCSQLQQGGACYDPNTLKDHASYAFNDYYQKNPAPTSCVFGGVASLTSKDPSHGNCHFSSSKTTSMSPPTYVSPPTTMTPPTPMTMTPPSSMTPPSMTMPDPDGGSSSVYGSPPGGSPNMATSTSYSILLLLTTSLYATLHVQNYV; translated from the exons ATGGGAGCTAGAAGTTGGCACCTTGTGTTATTTTCGTTGTGTCTATCCCTCAGTTCAG GTTTAGGTACAGCCATAAGATTAAGAGAAGATTCATCATATGAATTTAGTACAACTCAATCAGATTCAATTCCTATTGTGAACCCTACAACACCAGGAACAGGAGGAAATCCTTATCCTACTATAAACCCAACATCTCCTCAACCACCTGACACAAGTACAGGAGGACAAAACCCACCAAGCCCAGACACAGACACAACAAGCCCAACAAATCCATATTCAAACCCCCCAACCTCTACAAGTCCCTATTCAAACCCCCCAGCTTCTACTAATCCATACTCAAACCCACCAGCTTCTACAAATCCATACTCAAACCCAACAAGCCCAACCACAACAACTCCAACAAGCCCAACTGTGACTCCTACAACACCAGGAACAGGATCAtctggtggtggtggtggtggtggtggtcaATGGTGTGTTGCAAGTGAATCAGCTGCAGAGACTACTTTAAAGGTAGCTTTGGATTATGCCTGTGGATATGGTGCAGATTGTTCACAACTTCAACAAGGTGGAGCTTGTTATGACCCAAATACTTTGAAAGATCATGCTTCTTATGCATTCAATGATTACTATCAAAAGAATCCTGCACCTACAAGTTGTGTATTTGGAGGAGTAGCATCACTCACAAGCAAAGATCCAA GTCATGGGAATTGCCACTTCTCATCCTCCAAAACAACAAG CATGAGTCCACCAACATATGTAAGCCCACCAACTACCATGACTCCACCGACACCGATGACTATGACCCCGCCAAGTAGTATGACTCCACCAAGCATGACAATGCCTGATCCTGATGGAGGATCATCATCAGTCTATGGTTCACCACCAGGAGGAAGCCCCAATATGGCCACATCAACTTCATATTCCATACTGCTACTACTCACTACAAGCCTCTATGCTACACTTCATGTGCAAAATTACGTCTAA